One window of Pirellulales bacterium genomic DNA carries:
- a CDS encoding DUF1501 domain-containing protein: protein MNGSADKDRSSTRRAFLQESGVGLGKIALASLLSGAFEGSRTAQAAPAAANDVLAARPGHFAPRAKAVIHLFMTGAPSHLDLFDYKPKLAEFEGKPIPPEVIGGQRYAFIRSDAAAMGPRFKFNKHGRCGAEIADVLPHLAEVVDDICLVRSMRTDQFNHAPAQIFFNSGFGQPGRPSMGSWVTYGLGAETRDLPAFIVMSTGTGISGGAANWSSGFLPTVYGGVRLRNQGDPILDVSSPAGIDARTQRETLDLVGALNRQRLDTVGDPEISTRIASYEMAFRLQTSAPELMDLKSESQATLDMYGVDPAKPSFARACLLARRMVERGVRFISIYNEGWDAHSDIVGNHTKNCGDTDRGSAALVKDLRQRGLLDETLVVWGGEFGRTPMVESNKALGRSLGRDHHPQAFTMWLAGGGIKPGFSYGKTDELGFNIVENQVHVHDIQATILNQLGLDHERLTYRYAGRDFRLTDVHGRVVREILA from the coding sequence ATGAATGGATCGGCCGACAAAGATCGCTCTTCGACCCGCCGTGCCTTTCTGCAGGAAAGCGGCGTCGGGCTGGGCAAGATCGCGCTGGCGTCTCTCTTGTCGGGCGCGTTCGAAGGATCGCGCACGGCACAAGCGGCGCCGGCCGCGGCCAACGACGTGCTGGCCGCGCGGCCCGGGCATTTCGCGCCGCGCGCCAAGGCCGTGATCCATCTGTTCATGACCGGCGCGCCGAGCCATCTCGATCTGTTCGATTACAAGCCGAAGCTGGCCGAGTTCGAAGGCAAGCCAATCCCGCCCGAGGTGATCGGCGGTCAGCGCTATGCCTTCATCCGGTCGGACGCGGCGGCCATGGGCCCGCGATTCAAGTTCAACAAGCACGGTCGCTGCGGCGCCGAGATCGCCGACGTGCTGCCCCACCTGGCCGAAGTGGTCGACGATATCTGCCTGGTACGATCGATGCGGACTGATCAGTTCAATCACGCGCCGGCGCAGATTTTCTTCAATTCCGGTTTTGGCCAGCCTGGCCGGCCCAGCATGGGCTCGTGGGTCACTTACGGCTTGGGAGCCGAGACGCGCGATCTGCCGGCGTTTATCGTGATGTCGACCGGCACCGGCATCAGCGGCGGCGCCGCCAACTGGTCGAGCGGCTTTCTGCCCACGGTCTACGGCGGCGTGCGTTTGCGCAACCAGGGTGATCCGATTCTCGATGTCTCGAGCCCGGCTGGCATCGATGCGCGGACGCAGCGCGAAACGCTGGACCTGGTCGGCGCGCTCAACCGGCAACGGCTGGACACGGTAGGCGATCCCGAAATCAGCACGCGCATCGCTTCGTACGAAATGGCGTTCCGCCTGCAAACTTCGGCGCCGGAGCTGATGGATCTGAAGAGCGAATCGCAGGCCACGCTCGACATGTATGGGGTCGATCCGGCCAAGCCCTCGTTCGCCAGGGCCTGCTTGCTCGCGCGGCGAATGGTCGAGCGGGGCGTCCGCTTCATCAGCATCTACAACGAAGGCTGGGACGCCCACAGCGATATCGTCGGCAACCACACCAAAAACTGCGGCGATACGGACCGCGGCTCGGCAGCGCTTGTCAAGGATCTACGGCAGCGGGGACTTTTGGACGAGACGCTGGTCGTGTGGGGAGGCGAATTCGGACGCACGCCGATGGTCGAGAGCAACAAGGCACTCGGTCGCAGCCTGGGACGCGATCATCATCCGCAGGCATTCACCATGTGGCTGGCCGGCGGCGGTATCAAGCCGGGCTTCTCGTATGGTAAGACCGATGAATTGGGCTTCAACATCGTCGAGAACCAGGTCCACGTTCACGATATTCAGGCCACGATCCTCAACCAACTCGGGCTCGATCACGAGCGGCTGACGTACCGCTATGCGGGCCGCGATTTCCGCCTGACCGACGTACACGGCCGCGTGGTGCGAGAGATTCTGGCGTAG